One Spinacia oleracea cultivar Varoflay chromosome 4, BTI_SOV_V1, whole genome shotgun sequence DNA segment encodes these proteins:
- the LOC110790292 gene encoding uncharacterized protein has translation MGRKMSSTRTRGKFNLNEVADNEVRSSSNSEVDDSDDMDYIVENNGEEDDEHNLNVVTNTSMKRKRGRPKGSKNKQQMIGEKKLNKEKVVLETRVFKDNSFTRGGEVKEAGEVLIVLHDEYKGRAPTINCKIETFCKMMQRFDNRRRNWVNEMGFGGLYHLCGKHLPRNFVYWLMTRVDPINQIFSATNGIDFPMSKNQIRWIFGLPIKGKVIPISENDADEEMKAKAQFILGAYGKTWESDHPTNNGAVISTDAIPVNPKFIQRLEGTWEDKGEEEFKTMFLIAAVEMVLCPTQCGRLSPSLLYACSLGMQAREYDWCKLVYEFIIERAKVFCRDFYTFGWTQGVGGCSMYLVIFYLDRLNRMSLQWGVFPRLKAWDINDLLKARQADILPSGDYGKIGCVDVAYGDRQHPRAARDSECPNEEVLMPAIEKEKVI, from the exons ATGGGCAGGAAGATGAGTAGTACTCGAACGCGTGGGAAATTTAATTTGAATGAAGTTGCTGATAATGAAGTGCGTAGCAGTTCAAATAGTGAGGTAGATGATAGTGATGACATGGATTATATCGTTGAAAATAATGGTGAAGAGGATGATGAACACAATTTAAATGTGGTGACCAATACGTCTATGAAACGGAAGAGGGGGCGTCCTAAG GGATCGAAGAACAAACAGCAGATGATTGGTGAAAAGAAACTTAATAAAGAGAAAGTCGTGCTGGAGACGCGAGTATTCAAG GACAATAGTTTCACGAGGGGCGGCGAAGTGAAGGAAGCTGGTGAGGTGTTGATAGTCCTCCATGATGAATATAAAGGACGG GCTCCCACCATAAATTGCAAGATTGAAACGTTTTGCAAAATGATGCAAAGGTTTGACAACCGAAGGAGAAACTGGGTTAATGAAATGGGATTTGGTGGGCTTTACCATTTGTGCGGGAAACATTTGCCCCGGAACTTTGTCTATTGGCTGATGACTCGGGTTGACCCTATTAATCAGATTTTCTCAGCAACGAACGGAATAGACTTCCCCATGAGCAAGAACCAGATTCGTTGGATATTTGGACTCCCGATTAAGGGGAAGGTCATTCCTATTTCGGAAAATGATGCTGATGAAGAAATGAAAGCCAAGGCACAGTTTATACTCGGGGCATATGGGAAGACGTGGGAGAGTGATCACCCAACTAATAATGGGGCTGTGATATCCACAGATGCTATTCCGGTGAATCCTAAATTTATCCAAAGACTAGAGGGTACTTGGGAGGACAAAGGTGAAGAGGAGTTTAAGACGATGTTTTTGATAGCTGCTGTAGAAATGGTGCTATGCCCAACACAATGTGGAAGATTGAGTCCAAGTTTGTTATATGCCTGTTCACTTGGAATGCAGGCACGAGAATATGATTGGTGCAAGCTTGTATATGAGTTCATCATTGAGAGGGCCAAAGTGTTCTGTAGGGACTTCTACACATTTGGTTGGACCCAAGGAGTTGGGGGTTGTAGCATGTACTTAGTG ATATTTTATCTTGATCGATTGAATAGAATGTCGTTGCAGTGGGGAGTATTCCCAAGGCTGAAGGCATGGGATATTAATGACCTTTTGAAAGCAAGGCAAGCAGATATTCTGCCATCAGGGGATTACGGAAAGATTGGG TGTGTTGATGTTGCGTATGGGGATAGACAACATCCGAGGGCTGCCCGGGATAGTGAATGTCCTAATGAGGAG GTTTTAATGCCAGCCATTGAGAAGGAGAAAGTTATCTAA